A genomic segment from Spinacia oleracea cultivar Varoflay chromosome 3, BTI_SOV_V1, whole genome shotgun sequence encodes:
- the LOC110776964 gene encoding (S)-8-oxocitronellyl enol synthase CYC2-like yields MATIQNNASVALIIGVTGMAGLSIAQALKSPTAQGGPWLVYGAARRPKPTWFPSSTVDHFITFDAVNFEDTNATLSPLSSEITHVFWAAIKVGRDEEETISTNSTMLSNVLNVLTANTRPIKLRHITLQTGTSHYLGYPGMAQHEPPFHEEMGRLPYPKFYYTLEDVVKSYESELTYTIHRPSIIIGASCRSVYNFLLTLAVYAEICKHENMPFRYPGTKYTWDHFCEMSDARVLAEQHVWGAVNEKATNEAFNCTNGDVFTWKKMWGVLCEEFGVEFEPLDEDDELFDLVEEMKDKGKVWDQIVEEKGLVETKLEEITCFLPLQYMSRLNFQFVSSMNKSKEFGFYGHVDSFKSLRFWIGKLREMNIIP; encoded by the coding sequence ATGGCTACCATTCAAAACAATGCATCAGTAGCACTAATAATAGGAGTCACTGGCATGGCGGGCCTCAGCATAGCCCAAGCTCTTAAAAGTCCAACAGCACAAGGTGGCCCATGGTTAGTCTATGGTGCAGCTCGACGGCCCAAGCCCACTTGGTTTCCATCCTCAACCGTTGACCACTTTATAACCTTTGATGCCGTCAACTTTGAGGACACAAATGCCACTCTCTCTCCGCTCTCCTCCGAGATCACCCATGTTTTTTGGGCCGCCATCAAAGTGGGCCGTGACGAGGAAGAAACTATCAGCACTAACTCTACAATGTTATCCAATGTGCTTAACGTTCTCACGGCCAATACTCGGCCCATTAAGCTCCGTCACATCACCCTCCAAACAGGCACTTCACATTATTTGGGCTATCCGGGTATGGCCCAACATGAACCTCCATTTCACGAGGAAATGGGCCGGTTACCTTACCCGAAATTTTACTACACGCTTGAGGACGTGGTGAAATCATACGAATCAGAATTGACGTACACAATTCATCGTCCCTCGATCATCATAGGAGCATCATGTAGGAGTGTGTACAACTTCCTGCTCACGTTAGCAGTTTACGCTGAAATTTGCAAACACGAAAATATGCCGTTTCGGTATCCAGGGACCAAGTACACGTGGGATCATTTCTGTGAAATGAGTGATGCACGTGTGCTAGCAGAGCAACACGTGTGGGGAGCTGTTAATGAGAAGGCGACAAACGAGGCGTTTAATTGTACAAACGGCGACGTATTTACTTGGAAGAAAATGTGGGGGGTTTTATGTGAGGAGTTTGGGGTTGAATTTGAGCCGTTGGATGAAGATGATGAGTTGTTTGATCTTGTGGAGGAGATGAAAGATAAAGGAAAAGTGTGGGACCAGATTGTGGAAGAGAAGGGTTTGGTTGAGACAAAGTTGGAGGAGATTACTTGCTTTCTTCCACTTCAATATATGTCGAGGCTCAATTTTCAGTTTGTGAGTAGCATGAATAAGAGTAAGGAGTTTGGGTTTTATGGGCACGTTGATAGTTTTAAAAGCCTTAGGTTTTGGATTGGAAAACTCAGGGAGATGAATATAATACCGTGA
- the LOC110776969 gene encoding protein NRT1/ PTR FAMILY 2.7-like, protein MFTLIVTIKSLRPPKCDINSTCVSPTTFQYSFLCISLTLASLGLGGTRYILATMGADQLDKPKHQQSFFNWFVFFLYAGWIIGYTLLIYIQTNVSWVLSFAIALVVNVIVVVLFVLGSRIYRKIPPQGSPFISIARVFVVFFRNMKIAEPVNGKDCYLYQSEDSKLTYGEPTKSFRFLNKAALISQGENRVNGTNKTKSWSECTVEEVEDLKKLIKILPLWSSGILLSATIGVIASFTVLVALVMDRQVGSDSRFKIPAGTFGVISLVFTAITSSTLDKFIQPTYTKLTGRRLTYLQRIGIGHVCNILAVIGFALIERKRHKLIQVYHLTTQQNAVAPLSAFWLIFPLAIIGIGEGFSLSPEVALYYQEFPKSLRSTSTAMVSLHIAIGFYMSSTFIDLVGRTSNWLPNDINLGRVDNACWVFAIVASINFSYFLLCAVLYKYNNSDPDLDDVRYASN, encoded by the exons ATGTTTACCTTGATAGTGACAATCAAGTCATTGAGGCCACCTAAATGTGATATTAACTCAACTTGTGTATCACCAACAACATTCCAATACTCCTTTCTATGTATATCTCTTACATTAGCATCACTTGGACTTGGAGGAACGCGATACATACTTGCAACCATGGGAGCAGATCAACTTGATAAGCCTAAACATCAACAAAGTTTCTTCAATTGGTTTGTTTTCTTCTTATATGCTGGTTGGATCATTGGATACACTCTACTTATTTATATCCAAACTAATGTGAGTTGGGTACTATCATTCGCCATTGCTCTTGTTGTGAATGTAATTGTTGTTGTCCTCTTCGTACTTGGATCACGAATCTATCGAAAAATCCCACCTCAAGGAAGCCCTTTCATTAGCATTGCTAGGGTTTTTGTTGTTTTCTTCAGAAATATGAAAATCGCCGAACCAGTAAATGGAAAAGATTGCTATCTTTATCAAAGTGAGGACTCAAAACTCACCTATGGAGAGCCTACTAAAAGTTTTAG GTTCCTAAACAAAGCAGCATTGATTTCACAAGGAGAAAACCGCGTAAATGGTACAAATAAAACGAAATCATGGAGTGAATGCACCGTAGAAGAAGTAGAAGACCTAAAGAAGCTAATCAAAATATTGCCATTATGGTCAAGTGGCATCTTACTTAGTGCTACAATCGGAGTTATAGCTAGTTTCACGGTGCTTGTGGCATTAGTTATGGATAGACAAGTGGGTTCCGATTCTCGTTTCAAAATTCCAGCAGGAACTTTCGGAGTCATTAGTCTTGTATTCACGGCTATCACTTCCTCTACACTGGATAAATTCATCCAGCCTACGTACACAAAACTCACTGGTCGACGTTTGACATATTTACAGAGAATTGGAATTGGTCATGTTTGCAACATTCTTGCCGTCATAGGTTTTGCTCTTATTGAAAGAAAACGACACAAGTTAATCCAAGTCTACCACttgacgacccaacaaaatgcCGTTGCACCATTATCGGCCTTTTGGCTCATATTTCCATTAGCCATTATAGGTATCGGAGAAGGGTTTTCTTTATCCCCGGAGGTGGCATTGTACTATCAAGAATTCCCTAAGTCATTACGGAGTACATCAACTGCTATGGTATCTTTGCATATTGCGATTGGTTTTTATATGAGCTCAACATTTATCGATTTGGTTGGTCGAACGAGTAATTGGCTACCAAATGATATAAACCTTGGTAGGGTTGATAATGCTTGTTGGGTGTTTGCAATTGTAGCATCTATCAACTTTTCTTACTTTCTCCTATGTGCGGTATTGTACAAGTATAACAATTCTGATCCGGACTTGGATGATGTTAGATATGCGTCTAATTGA